Below is a window of Drosophila nasuta strain 15112-1781.00 chromosome X, ASM2355853v1, whole genome shotgun sequence DNA.
AGGTGTCGCTGCTGCACATCCAGGAGCCACTGGATGACTACTGCGCCCAGAGCTGGTGGAAGAATGCATTGCTCATACAGGATCTGTTCAACACCGATTACTTGTGCGCCAATTGGACTTGGTCGCTGGCCTGCGAGATGCAGTTCCATATGCTCGCCATGTTCCTGCTCCATTTGTATGTGCATCGTCCGAAGCTGGTGCGTCGTCTCGTTGTCGGCATACTGGTGGCCAATCTGGTGTATTCGCTTGCCATCCTCATCACGTTGCGCGTACAACTGCGCTTTGACAATGCCTTTTCGGAGCTGACCGAAGGTTTCTACTTTAACCCGTTGGTGCGTTTGCAGACTTATGCCGTCGGCGGCATCTATGCCCATGCCCATGTCAATGGGATGCGTGATGGAAAGACACCGCTTGACTTGGTCTTTCCGGGGCGTCTAGTGAAATCCTTGGCTGCCGCAGCCGTGTTGTGGGTGATTTGGCAATTGAAACTGGAGGCGAATGATCTGAATACGCATCTCATTGCCACCGCTATCGTAATAGTACGTCTTGTCTATTCGCTGATTACGTTACATTTGATTTTGGCCAACTTTAGCACTGAACGTTGTTCTTTCGTCATTCGGTGGGGAACGCAATTGCTGCAAGCAAATTGTTTTCAGTTCTTAGGCAAATTGACGTTTACGTTTTACCTGATTCATCCGTTGCTTATTATGTGTTTTAATTATGGTTTTAGCTATTTACTGCCTTCGGATTTTAGTCTTTGGGTAAGTACAACGCAAACCGTAAGCGGTTACGTTAAAATCAGTCACATAACATAacgttttttctcttttttcgaTGCAGTCCATCATTTCGATTGCGTACACAGTTATTTGCTTTGCAATGTCCACCGTGTTGACGCTGTTCCTTGAAATGCCGTTCAATAGACTTACCCATTTGTTGATGTCTTCACTTGCTACACAACCAGGTCCAGCGtccaataataaaaataaataaatactccaTTGATATGTGCTGCTAACCATCCGTTAAGTTTACGTTATATTTTTGCGCTCGGCTGCGCTCCGTTTTGCGTTGCTCTTTTTTGCGTTAATTGTTGGTTTTTGAATTTacctttttttaatatattattatagtcAATGCAAATAAGAAATGAATATTCGCGCAGCTTTTGTGAGGACTTAATGTTGGAGTggttttttttagttaaagAGAACATGTAAGTAACAAGCTGTATTAAATGATGTGCCATGTTACTCACGCTgtgcaaatataccaaaataccaaaGGTGGTGTTGCCAGGCGGCCGCCTTGTTATTTGGGCCATTTTGAAGCACTAGAGTTTGTTTAAAAGCTCAGTCtcagtttttaataaaatatacaactgatatataaatatttataaatttagctGGGTCGGTGACGCGCCACTACACAAGTTGTGGAAATATATCGTATGAAGTGTGACCAACTGACAAAGTAGTGGGCtgttgtatttgttggtatataTTTTCGAATGGTGTCGCATGTCCTGCTTGTGGTCACACACCGACGTAGACAGCTGTTAGaaaaaagcttttttttaaggaaaaattttaataattgtgaaatgataatatttatacaataaataataaagttgttTGTATTCGCGAACTGAAGAAAAGCATTCATGTTTGCGCTAAGAAATCGATGTTTATTGTGTGATAGTGCCATCGCTATTGCTTCACCACTAAGTTGTTTTCccaaaaatagcaaataaatagaaaaaaatgtaaaatgcaaaaaagtagatgtatataaattagcaaaattgaaacacaaaaaatcaaaacacaatcaaacacactcacacacacacacatacagaaacGGCTGCAGCGATGACGTCGCGCAATCTCACCGAGGTGTTTATCATCATGCGCAACAATGCCAGCAAAAATCGCAATCATTATGACGATCATCGGGTAAGCGAATCCATATGGACTATCCCAAATGAATCACATTGTGTTAATTGATGCTCACCGGTTGCCGGTGGCGTGTGGTTGCAGCGTGGCAGCGACTCGGAGCGTTTGCTCAAGCATTCCGTGCGCGAAGCGGAGGAGGGTCTGGAAATGCAGGATGATTACGGCACACCGCCTGTGTGGCTCGACAAATTCGAGGAGGCGCAATACACAATGTCCAAGTGAGTGGGAGAAATTGATATCGATATCAGCGCTTGCTTTCTAACTCTCTTCTGTGTGCAGAATCAAGCCGAAGTTGGACGAACTGGGATCGCTGCATGCCCGGCATCTGTTGCGTCCCACCTTCGATGATCAGCGCGACGATGAGTGTGAGATCGAGGTATTGAGTCAGATTGTGGCCAAACTGATTGCGAGCACCCATCGCCACATACAGTGTGTGCGCTCTAGCCTCGGTGTGGGCAGCAAGGTGGAGCAACGTCTCACCGCCAATGCGGTGGAGTGTGCGCTGCTCCAGCTGCAGGATTTGACGGTCAAGTTTCGCAACAGCCAGAACGCGTATCTGCTGCAATTGAATTCGCGCGAGGAACGCTCTCAGAAGTACTTTGACAACAATGAGTTCACCAACGTGGAGTTGGGCAACGATGAGCTGGGAAATTTCGCTGACAGCTTTGCAGATAACTTTTTGGATTCAGCGGCAAcaggtggcggcggcggcggcggtggaggAACCGCTACAAATGCTTATTTGTTCGAGGAGGATGAGCATGAGATCGATGATCATTTCAAGAAGCCGCTGGCGCAACGCAtgacacaacaacagctactACTCTTCGAGGAGGAGAACACACGGCTAGCGCAGCATCGGGAGCAGGAGGTGACAAAGATTGTCAAATCGATATACGATCTCAACGACATCTTCAAGGATTTGGGGCATATGGTGCATGAACAGGGCACGATAATGGATCGCATCGATTACAATGTCGAACAGACGCAGACGCGTGTCTCCGAGGGATTGCGACAGCTGCAGCGGGCCGAGATGTATCAGCGCAAGAATCGCAAAATGTGCATCATTCTCGTCCTCGCCGCTGTCACGTTTctcatgctgctgctgctcatctTCACCAAGCTGTAGTTGATGAAGAttatgctcacacacacacacacacgcagagtCACGAAGGCAACGACGTGCAAAATTCCAGCTCCAAGGCTAGCAGTTATTCCGttattaactattattattattgtcattATGTGTAGTTCCGTGGTGTGTATAATTGTCACTGtataatgtaaaatatatatataaataccttttatttatttattaccaAAGCCAAGTTAATAATATTACTAAAATTGAACGAAAGTTTATCACAAGGTAAATCTTTTAATTGTcaacatttaatattcaacTTAAGTTCTCTCTGTTTAAGTTTAAAACGCCAAACTATTTTGTAcataatactttttatttattagaattgAATTCGATTGAAATTTTCTCTAGTTTAAAAGCCAAACTGTGTAACTTGtgctaaataatttattatcaaatatCTACGTAATCGGCAActgatttgtttttctttgctttaaCCAAAATTCGAACCTTTGCTTAAAAACTGTGCCAAGAAATGTTCCTCAGTTTATTTAGCACCTTCCAAATTGTCTAATGAGTCAAACAGAAGCTAATTTATAAGGATTTAATTATGCACTTCTCTTTTTAAACTATGAAATTAACTTTTCCCTTAATTTGCATCTATATGCATGctgcaattatttaaaagtttcgCTTTTTTTGCTAAGTCAACCAAGTTTCAAACCGAACCGAAGTCAATGCACAATTCTATGTAATATatgattgatttatttaagttaatatttagtacaagtgcaaaaaaaagaactaaacTTAAATGTAACATAAGATAGTGACGTCCCCCCAGGATCCTGATCACAGCCCCGAATGTCTCCGGCTCCTACATGCGCTCGGAGAGACGCGTTGCGACTGCACGCAGATTGCCATAGACTTTGCTGGGCGGGGAGCCAAGGATCAGGTTGCAGATGGCGCGACGGGCGAGTTGAATGTTCTGATAGCTGCCCAGTATGTGGATTTTGCTGTCCGCGAGCACAATGCGGGTCTTGGTCACATTCTCGATGGTGAACTTGATGCGTCCTCCCTTGCCAGCCAAGCGGCCAATGGCGCGCGACTGATGATCACCGCGCAGCGTCTTCACATCCTTAATCTCGAACGTCTCGACAAACAGATCCTCAAGTCGCAGCAGGGCCAGTGCATCGTCCACCTCAAAGCCGCAGAGGAAGGCCTTGACAAAGTCGGCGCCCTTCTGCAGATTGGAAATATCGGGAGTCTCGGGGCCAATGCGCAGCTCCACTTGACGTGCCTTCATGTTGAAGCGTATCTGCAGTTTCATGTGTTCCACCACGGGCGTGAAGATCTTCATCCATTGTTCCTTGAGCGATGAATATCTGTGCGGCGGCACCGACACTTTCCGCAATTCACTGCGGATGCGTTTTGCACCAGTTCCAGTGCGTTTCTTAGCGCCTTCGATGCCAGTGGCGGCGTCCACGACAGTCATTTCGACATCGTCTGTGTTGGCGCTACGTTTTTGTGCTTTCTTTGGGGCCACAAAGACATCGGTTTGTATGTTTTCCACCTCCATGTTTGTTATTGCGACTTGCTtaataacacaaaataaattctgTTCTCCACGTGCGATACACTGTGCATCAGGTTTGCATTTGACGGTGTGACCGTAactttttattgttaatatataACATTCAAGAgtgaaatatactat
It encodes the following:
- the LOC132795437 gene encoding syntaxin-16 yields the protein MTSRNLTEVFIIMRNNASKNRNHYDDHRRGSDSERLLKHSVREAEEGLEMQDDYGTPPVWLDKFEEAQYTMSKIKPKLDELGSLHARHLLRPTFDDQRDDECEIEVLSQIVAKLIASTHRHIQCVRSSLGVGSKVEQRLTANAVECALLQLQDLTVKFRNSQNAYLLQLNSREERSQKYFDNNEFTNVELGNDELGNFADSFADNFLDSAATGGGGGGGGGTATNAYLFEEDEHEIDDHFKKPLAQRMTQQQLLLFEEENTRLAQHREQEVTKIVKSIYDLNDIFKDLGHMVHEQGTIMDRIDYNVEQTQTRVSEGLRQLQRAEMYQRKNRKMCIILVLAAVTFLMLLLLIFTKL
- the LOC132795438 gene encoding RNA-binding protein pno1, whose amino-acid sequence is MEVENIQTDVFVAPKKAQKRSANTDDVEMTVVDAATGIEGAKKRTGTGAKRIRSELRKVSVPPHRYSSLKEQWMKIFTPVVEHMKLQIRFNMKARQVELRIGPETPDISNLQKGADFVKAFLCGFEVDDALALLRLEDLFVETFEIKDVKTLRGDHQSRAIGRLAGKGGRIKFTIENVTKTRIVLADSKIHILGSYQNIQLARRAICNLILGSPPSKVYGNLRAVATRLSERM